In one Haemophilus parainfluenzae genomic region, the following are encoded:
- a CDS encoding MerR family transcriptional regulator, with translation MLKMNDLVKLSQTPKSTVLYYVKEGLLPEPVKDKPNFHLYDEHCVKLLSFIKYLQSNFNATISQIKALFAHPHFDWNNPYESLIGLLDIIMGAENEVFSVEQLSAEFHLSTQQIEEMVAEGLLNPREGIFTAKERDILAILARCDEAEMDVVKAYLAAAKMLAEKEVNVTLAALANSEQKDEKLKHLFDLLLVLKPYLLNMKTFNLYQAESAK, from the coding sequence ATGTTAAAAATGAATGATTTGGTTAAGCTTAGTCAGACACCAAAATCCACGGTGCTGTACTATGTGAAAGAAGGTTTGTTGCCTGAGCCGGTGAAAGATAAACCGAATTTTCATCTCTATGATGAACATTGTGTGAAGTTACTCAGCTTTATTAAATATCTACAAAGCAATTTCAATGCGACGATTTCACAAATTAAAGCACTTTTTGCACATCCTCATTTTGATTGGAATAATCCTTATGAAAGTCTTATTGGATTATTAGACATCATCATGGGCGCTGAAAATGAAGTATTTTCAGTGGAGCAACTCTCTGCAGAATTTCATCTTTCTACTCAGCAAATCGAAGAGATGGTAGCGGAAGGATTATTGAATCCTCGTGAAGGCATTTTTACAGCAAAAGAACGTGATATTTTGGCGATCTTAGCTCGTTGTGATGAAGCCGAAATGGATGTAGTGAAAGCTTATTTAGCTGCAGCAAAAATGTTAGCAGAAAAAGAGGTGAATGTGACTTTAGCGGCATTAGCCAATAGTGAACAAAAAGATGAAAAATTAAAACATTTATTTGATTTATTATTGGTGTTAAAACCTTATCTCTTGAATATGAAAACCTTCAATCTTTATCAAGCGGAGAGTGCGAAATGA